The following are encoded in a window of Chloroflexota bacterium genomic DNA:
- a CDS encoding glycosyltransferase family 39 protein has translation MSTRSSIYRAEESRQRLLLLGILAVSTTLLFFNLGAKSMWIDEYNNVDIASAPDLGAVTQAVLRGFQRQPPLYFWLLHLWIRIAGTGDATVRVPSALMGLASVLLLFLLARQFNRSEAGLIAAYLLAISPTFVLYARMARYYLPTLLFSLLSCCLFWRLIYPRNKRGSLGLWAVYTLVNILLLLSSYVAGAALVCQLVLMLQAGTHRLQFKRWLASIGMSGAIAMIWFVYALPYIRNYPLTAADYASGPSAYVIKLAYPFYSFAIGETLFPWRWPAIIGGLAVLSLMLYGIAQLRRQPTLLCFLVTGLAASIILVALSTIWFVVDVPFINIPSRAIFAAPFLYLLIAIGIEDLRSSRLKALSLAVLTLTAASGLVNYYHGNEFHNPIYAVPMREIVARVQREYQPGDVIVSEPDAGFGYYYRFGPQPAPVWYSDTALALLQDKQPERVWLITFGRDATRSVTNEELLEQLVQHYDLDWEEGYVEQDPIYRQLKERLLHRPAYRYKVVVQRYVRGKP, from the coding sequence ATGAGCACACGCTCTTCTATTTATCGAGCCGAGGAATCTCGACAGAGGCTCTTGTTACTAGGAATTCTGGCGGTATCTACCACGTTGCTGTTCTTCAACCTTGGTGCCAAGAGCATGTGGATTGATGAATACAACAATGTAGATATCGCTTCGGCACCTGATCTAGGGGCGGTGACCCAAGCAGTTCTGCGGGGATTTCAACGTCAGCCACCTCTGTATTTCTGGTTGCTGCATCTGTGGATTCGGATCGCTGGCACTGGGGACGCGACGGTGCGCGTACCCAGCGCACTGATGGGATTGGCTTCGGTGCTACTCCTGTTCTTGCTCGCCCGCCAGTTCAACCGTTCTGAGGCAGGGCTTATCGCTGCTTATCTGCTCGCCATCTCCCCCACTTTTGTCTTGTATGCGCGCATGGCGCGTTACTACTTGCCCACCCTACTGTTCAGCCTACTATCCTGTTGTCTGTTCTGGAGGTTAATCTATCCAAGAAATAAACGAGGCAGTCTAGGGTTATGGGCCGTGTACACGCTGGTCAACATCCTGCTGTTGTTATCTAGTTATGTCGCTGGGGCAGCCCTGGTCTGCCAGTTAGTGCTCATGCTACAAGCCGGAACACATCGTCTTCAATTCAAGCGTTGGCTGGCAAGCATAGGGATGAGCGGCGCAATTGCCATGATATGGTTTGTGTATGCATTGCCTTACATCCGGAATTATCCCCTCACTGCTGCCGATTACGCCAGCGGCCCATCTGCCTATGTCATTAAATTGGCCTATCCTTTTTATTCCTTCGCAATTGGGGAAACCCTGTTCCCCTGGCGATGGCCAGCCATTATCGGTGGACTCGCAGTCCTGAGCCTGATGCTCTATGGGATCGCGCAGCTACGCCGGCAACCCACGTTGCTGTGCTTTCTTGTAACTGGTTTGGCGGCGAGCATAATCTTGGTAGCGCTGAGCACGATTTGGTTTGTCGTAGATGTCCCATTTATCAACATCCCAAGCCGTGCTATTTTTGCAGCGCCTTTCCTTTATCTCTTGATCGCCATCGGTATCGAGGATTTGCGTTCCTCGAGGCTCAAAGCACTTAGCCTGGCTGTGTTGACCCTGACCGCTGCTAGCGGGCTTGTCAATTACTATCACGGGAACGAATTCCACAATCCCATTTACGCAGTACCGATGCGCGAGATTGTAGCACGAGTACAACGCGAATACCAGCCAGGTGATGTCATTGTCAGCGAGCCGGATGCTGGCTTTGGGTACTACTACCGTTTTGGGCCTCAACCTGCACCAGTGTGGTACAGCGATACGGCTCTGGCTCTCCTGCAAGACAAGCAACCGGAACGAGTTTGGCTCATCACCTTTGGCCGTGATGCTACCCGCTCTGTGACCAATGAGGAATTATTGGAACAGCTCGTTCAGCACTATGATTTGGATTGGGAGGAAGGCTACGTCGAACAAGACCCTATATATCGGCAACTCAAAGAGCGATTATTGCATCGTCCGGCTTATCGTTACAAAGTCGTGGTGCAAAGATATGTAAGAGGCAAGCCATGA
- a CDS encoding glycosyltransferase family 4 protein: protein MVHKILFLDHAPGLGGAEHSLLLILKHLNRAKWQPHLACAGGPLAEEAAQLNTSVHILAMPRLRRSPRFLFDWVEGVRDIARLVRQSGAALLYANTIRAAFYGAPAAHWAGLPFIWQMRDFWLGESRPRHLWLDAWGKRWLCAMAHHVIANSQAVAAHLPCPHKVTVNYNGVELERFDPTMDGQPFRKQYRIPNAAPLVGMVGRLRPWKGQERFLRAMARVQAKVPEAWFVLVGGAVFDADDEYANQLRTLATNLGIAGQVVFTRHLADVRPAFAAMDVFVHPGDPEPFGLVNIEAMAMAKPVVAFAHGALPEIVTDRETGLLVPPEDESALAEAVVTLLHEPTLRKTMGLAGRSRVETYFTAQRMVQSVEEILEEALR, encoded by the coding sequence ATGGTCCATAAGATTTTGTTCCTCGACCATGCACCGGGTCTTGGCGGCGCAGAGCACAGTCTCTTGCTCATCCTCAAGCACCTGAACCGTGCCAAGTGGCAACCACATCTGGCTTGTGCGGGAGGCCCGCTGGCAGAAGAGGCTGCCCAATTAAACACCTCCGTTCATATCTTGGCAATGCCCCGCTTGCGCCGTTCCCCGCGCTTTCTTTTTGACTGGGTGGAAGGGGTCAGGGACATCGCCCGATTGGTGCGCCAATCGGGTGCAGCACTCCTATATGCCAACACCATTCGTGCGGCATTTTATGGAGCGCCCGCTGCCCATTGGGCTGGTTTGCCCTTTATCTGGCAAATGCGTGATTTCTGGCTGGGAGAATCTCGTCCACGCCACCTGTGGCTCGATGCATGGGGCAAACGCTGGCTATGTGCAATGGCGCATCATGTCATCGCCAATTCCCAAGCAGTAGCAGCACATCTGCCCTGCCCTCACAAAGTAACCGTGAACTACAATGGTGTTGAACTGGAGCGTTTCGATCCAACCATGGACGGCCAACCTTTCCGCAAGCAATATCGCATTCCCAATGCAGCACCACTGGTCGGCATGGTAGGGCGCCTGCGCCCCTGGAAGGGACAGGAGCGCTTCCTGCGCGCAATGGCCCGGGTCCAGGCCAAGGTGCCTGAAGCCTGGTTTGTCCTTGTCGGTGGCGCTGTTTTTGATGCAGACGATGAGTATGCCAACCAGTTGCGCACGCTGGCAACGAATCTGGGCATTGCCGGGCAAGTTGTCTTCACTAGGCACCTAGCAGATGTCCGCCCAGCCTTCGCAGCCATGGATGTCTTCGTCCACCCCGGCGACCCAGAACCCTTTGGTCTCGTGAATATCGAGGCGATGGCCATGGCTAAGCCAGTGGTAGCCTTTGCCCACGGAGCATTGCCGGAGATCGTGACCGATCGAGAAACGGGGCTATTGGTCCCTCCTGAGGATGAGTCTGCCTTGGCAGAAGCAGTGGTTACTCTCCTGCACGAGCCCACCCTGCGCAAAACCATGGGACTGGCAGGACGATCCCGAGTCGAAACGTATTTCACGGCGCAACGGATGGTGCAATCGGTAGAAGAGATCCTAGAGGAGGCGCTACGGTGA
- a CDS encoding glycosyltransferase yields the protein MPMRFSLIIPTYNRQTLLRRCLTAATAQRYPDYEVIVVDDGSPDKTGEMVRSDFPQVRYIRQEPNRGPAAARNRGIEIATGEIIAFTDDDCLIPVDFLARLAEGYQHCPEIAGAGGYLEAPDDILQQNVFAQYEAYVTHHIYHAGPEPYVGGFECPAGGTNSMSYRKRVLEEVGGFDETFPVPGGEDADLKWRVVQQGYRLLYVPIKVVHLHEYTLTRFWKQYHTHGRGAVFFERKHRGRPPSPGRLVLRAGMRCLRWIRELFTLGPRLASVKLVAELADVMGQWYEVRHWQKL from the coding sequence GCTACAGCCCAACGCTATCCTGACTACGAGGTCATTGTCGTAGACGATGGTTCGCCTGACAAAACAGGGGAGATGGTACGAAGTGATTTCCCTCAGGTACGATATATTCGCCAGGAACCCAATCGAGGACCCGCCGCGGCACGCAATCGAGGAATAGAGATAGCCACAGGCGAGATCATCGCCTTTACCGATGACGACTGCCTGATCCCGGTGGATTTCCTTGCTCGTCTCGCGGAAGGCTATCAACATTGCCCAGAAATAGCCGGAGCCGGGGGCTATTTGGAAGCACCGGATGATATACTACAGCAGAATGTCTTTGCTCAGTACGAAGCATATGTGACTCATCATATCTACCACGCCGGTCCTGAACCTTACGTGGGTGGCTTTGAATGCCCGGCAGGCGGGACGAACTCGATGTCGTACAGGAAACGGGTGCTTGAGGAAGTAGGGGGTTTCGATGAAACCTTCCCTGTTCCAGGTGGTGAAGATGCTGATCTCAAATGGCGCGTAGTCCAGCAGGGCTACCGCCTTCTCTATGTGCCCATCAAAGTAGTGCATTTACATGAGTACACCCTGACGCGGTTTTGGAAGCAATATCATACTCACGGACGCGGTGCTGTCTTCTTCGAGCGCAAACATCGCGGGCGTCCCCCTTCACCTGGCCGGCTTGTCTTGCGGGCGGGCATGCGTTGCTTGCGCTGGATACGAGAACTATTTACCCTTGGCCCACGTCTGGCATCGGTGAAACTAGTTGCAGAGCTAGCTGACGTAATGGGCCAATGGTACGAGGTGCGACATTGGCAAAAATTGTGA
- a CDS encoding glycosyltransferase family 4 protein produces MKIALLRDLPQENWPSIEVYANRLASGLRALASDLEIVEVLVQSWSWADRSISMPYGRPASLRTLGLYLSRWVRYPLVLRKVQADIYHILDNSYGHLAFFLEPRRTVVTSHGGTPRSWRRWNPEGPAMWLFDVAFRGMQRAAHVVIVSEYAKQELVSETRYPAERIHVVYHGLEPIFHPLSPNERERQRAALLRNGNRYLLLHVGHSAARKNTEALYRAVAILRQGGWPVQLVRVGGIPTASQARLIEGLGLGPVTTHIAYMENQALPAYYAAADAFIFPSLYEGFGVPLIEAMACGTPIVCSDWALFHEVCSDAAYFADPRCPDALAEAIAQVLANPALCEELRQRGLQRAREFTWERTALGTLAVYRKIFAELG; encoded by the coding sequence ATGAAAATAGCACTGTTGCGTGACCTGCCGCAGGAGAACTGGCCCAGCATCGAAGTGTATGCGAATCGGCTGGCTAGTGGGCTCAGAGCCTTGGCCTCCGATTTGGAAATCGTTGAGGTGCTGGTGCAGTCCTGGTCATGGGCTGACCGTTCAATTTCCATGCCCTATGGACGCCCTGCTTCGCTACGGACTTTGGGGCTCTATCTCTCCAGGTGGGTTCGCTATCCACTCGTCTTGCGCAAGGTGCAAGCGGACATTTACCATATTCTAGACAATAGCTACGGGCATTTGGCTTTCTTCTTGGAGCCGAGAAGAACCGTGGTTACCTCGCATGGGGGCACGCCTCGTTCCTGGCGTCGGTGGAATCCCGAAGGGCCGGCGATGTGGTTGTTCGATGTGGCTTTCAGAGGGATGCAGCGCGCTGCTCATGTGGTGATCGTCAGCGAGTACGCTAAACAAGAGTTAGTAAGTGAAACACGCTACCCGGCTGAGCGCATCCACGTCGTCTACCACGGACTCGAGCCTATTTTTCATCCCTTGTCCCCAAACGAGCGGGAGCGGCAACGGGCTGCACTGCTGCGCAATGGGAACCGCTACCTGTTGCTCCACGTAGGGCATAGTGCAGCACGAAAGAACACGGAGGCTCTTTACAGGGCTGTAGCGATCTTACGCCAAGGCGGCTGGCCAGTGCAACTTGTGCGCGTAGGTGGCATTCCAACCGCTTCCCAAGCGCGCTTGATAGAGGGGCTAGGCCTTGGGCCAGTTACCACACACATCGCTTATATGGAAAACCAAGCCCTTCCAGCCTATTATGCTGCAGCCGATGCATTCATCTTTCCTTCGCTCTACGAGGGCTTTGGTGTTCCATTGATTGAGGCCATGGCCTGTGGGACACCCATCGTGTGCTCGGATTGGGCTTTGTTCCACGAGGTATGCAGTGATGCCGCCTACTTTGCTGATCCACGCTGTCCTGATGCCTTAGCTGAAGCCATTGCACAGGTATTGGCGAATCCAGCCTTATGCGAGGAATTACGCCAGAGAGGATTGCAGCGGGCTCGCGAGTTCACCTGGGAGCGAACAGCATTGGGAACTTTGGCGGTGTACCGAAAAATTTTTGCAGAACTCGGCTGA
- the asnB gene encoding asparagine synthase (glutamine-hydrolyzing), whose protein sequence is MCGIVGLYLRNAQVDPVVVQQMNATLLHRGPDDEGFFFQGPVGLAMRRLAIIDLQTGNQPLFNEDKSLVVIFNGEIYNYRDLRAQLEAKGHAFHTQSDTEVLVHGYEEWGDKLPIHLNGIFAFALWDVRRQRLFLARDHLGIKPLYYAALPGGGIAFASELKALLPLPHWSCELDPLALDWFLATRYIPAPRSIYLGVRKLPPAHYLTIGVDEPLRLHRYWDIQFVPERAFTWSQHLAELRERLTHSVRRQMISDVPLGAFLSGGIDSSIVVGLMAQASSAPVRTFSVVFPDWPGLDESPYARLVADHFQTVHAEIVVETNIAREWPLLAQALDEPFADPATFPTWLMARETRRHITVVLTGEGADELFAGYNWYGWHRPWPIPVPLRNPLRRLTQFLLAGRRGRHNATARLSPDFATFYAQSILSSVTQAEERTRLYQPEWLACLESLAPEIDLAPLLAATTERSWQSRIQELDLKVWLEGDPLVKADRASMLTSLEARVPFLDVEVVEWAARVPPELHRRDGVSKALLRAAFAELLPQPIRHRPKHAFDVPIASWLRGLLRPHLEEVLSQSSPIWRVLRPDPIRQMAQLHWQGKRDFSRELWAILHLAVWWGTYGP, encoded by the coding sequence GTGTGCGGAATCGTTGGTCTTTATCTCCGCAATGCTCAAGTTGATCCAGTAGTAGTGCAACAGATGAATGCAACACTGCTCCATCGTGGTCCTGATGACGAGGGCTTTTTCTTCCAGGGTCCCGTGGGCTTGGCCATGCGTCGCCTGGCTATCATTGACCTCCAGACTGGTAATCAGCCCCTCTTCAATGAGGACAAAAGCCTGGTTGTCATCTTCAATGGCGAGATCTACAATTACCGAGACTTACGCGCTCAACTAGAAGCGAAGGGGCATGCCTTCCATACTCAGAGCGATACTGAGGTCTTGGTACATGGCTACGAGGAGTGGGGAGATAAGCTGCCTATACATCTCAATGGGATTTTCGCCTTTGCCCTGTGGGATGTACGGCGGCAGAGGCTATTCTTGGCTCGTGATCACCTGGGCATCAAGCCGCTTTACTATGCTGCACTCCCCGGCGGTGGGATAGCCTTTGCCTCGGAACTCAAAGCCCTGCTTCCCTTGCCCCACTGGAGCTGTGAATTGGACCCTCTGGCCTTGGATTGGTTTTTGGCCACCCGCTATATCCCAGCTCCACGCAGCATCTACTTAGGTGTCCGAAAGCTCCCACCAGCGCACTATCTCACCATAGGAGTGGACGAGCCCCTACGCCTGCATCGCTACTGGGATATCCAGTTTGTGCCAGAGCGAGCATTCACCTGGTCACAGCACCTTGCTGAACTGCGCGAGCGCTTGACCCATTCTGTCCGCCGCCAGATGATCTCCGATGTGCCCTTGGGTGCTTTTCTCTCCGGAGGAATCGACTCTTCCATCGTCGTTGGTCTCATGGCGCAGGCATCCTCTGCTCCAGTGCGCACCTTCTCGGTAGTTTTTCCAGACTGGCCGGGATTGGACGAGTCCCCTTACGCCCGGCTTGTAGCTGACCATTTTCAGACAGTACATGCCGAGATTGTCGTGGAAACCAATATAGCCCGCGAGTGGCCATTGTTAGCCCAGGCTCTGGACGAGCCATTTGCAGACCCTGCTACATTCCCCACTTGGCTGATGGCGCGGGAGACTCGGCGCCATATCACCGTAGTTCTCACCGGTGAGGGTGCTGATGAGCTATTCGCCGGTTACAACTGGTACGGCTGGCATCGTCCTTGGCCAATACCTGTTCCCTTGCGCAATCCACTGCGCCGCCTGACCCAATTCCTCTTGGCTGGCCGTCGTGGTCGTCACAACGCTACTGCCCGTCTTTCTCCCGATTTTGCGACATTCTATGCCCAGAGCATCCTTTCCAGCGTTACGCAAGCGGAGGAGCGAACTCGCCTTTACCAACCAGAGTGGCTTGCCTGTCTGGAAAGCCTTGCTCCCGAGATTGACTTGGCCCCTCTACTCGCTGCTACCACTGAACGCTCCTGGCAAAGCCGAATTCAGGAACTGGATCTCAAGGTCTGGCTGGAGGGAGATCCCCTGGTGAAAGCCGACCGGGCATCCATGCTAACCTCATTGGAGGCACGAGTGCCTTTTCTCGATGTAGAGGTGGTAGAATGGGCAGCGAGGGTACCGCCGGAGTTGCACCGTCGCGACGGGGTAAGCAAGGCCCTCCTGCGTGCTGCATTTGCAGAACTCCTACCACAGCCAATTCGGCATCGTCCCAAACATGCCTTCGATGTACCCATTGCTTCCTGGCTGCGAGGACTGTTGCGCCCGCACTTGGAGGAAGTCCTGTCCCAATCGAGCCCTATTTGGCGAGTGCTGCGTCCCGATCCTATTAGGCAGATGGCCCAGTTGCATTGGCAAGGGAAGAGAGATTTTTCTAGAGAGCTGTGGGCTATTTTGCATCTGGCCGTGTGGTGGGGCACATATGGTCCATAA
- a CDS encoding glycosyltransferase family 4 protein, producing MRVLMVSHTYLPAEYRGKLRWLATQGGVSLTLAALSMLRLPTGSQLTFEKVAEPFEVKFLQPLAFAHNNTLRCYAPAQVMGLLQETKPAIVHAEAEPHSLTLALLACLKPRFGYRLVAFTWENRFLKGRGPLRWLERFTLRRVDWMIAGNKGAVDVVRWRGYAGSVTVIPQVGLNPAHYEAALPHPALSINSFRIGFVGRLVSEKGVMDLFEAFIPLAQYAVLILIGEGPLRALIQERAAAAGIADRVHCLGFVAYSEMPAYLKSLEVLVLPSRTMPFWMEQFGHVLAEAMLAGTPVIGSDSGAIPEVIGDAGLIFPEGDVGALRERLTWLIEHPEERKQLAEAGKRRALAHFTDEAIAKATLQVYQAFGSLK from the coding sequence GTGAGAGTGTTGATGGTTTCGCATACCTATCTGCCAGCGGAGTACCGCGGAAAACTACGCTGGCTGGCAACCCAAGGAGGCGTATCCTTGACTCTGGCGGCTTTGTCCATGCTGCGCTTGCCCACTGGCTCTCAGTTGACTTTTGAGAAAGTTGCTGAGCCTTTTGAGGTCAAATTCCTCCAACCATTGGCTTTTGCACACAACAATACGCTACGATGCTATGCTCCTGCTCAGGTCATGGGCCTCCTGCAAGAGACCAAGCCCGCCATCGTACATGCAGAAGCGGAACCCCATAGCCTGACCTTAGCCTTGCTGGCCTGCTTGAAGCCGCGTTTCGGATATCGCTTGGTTGCTTTCACATGGGAAAATCGTTTCCTTAAGGGTCGCGGCCCCTTGCGTTGGCTAGAGAGATTCACACTGCGCCGGGTGGACTGGATGATTGCGGGAAACAAAGGGGCAGTTGACGTTGTGAGGTGGCGGGGCTATGCCGGCTCAGTGACTGTTATCCCTCAAGTAGGTTTGAATCCAGCGCATTATGAAGCGGCGTTACCTCACCCTGCGCTCTCCATCAACAGTTTTCGCATTGGCTTTGTTGGACGACTAGTCTCAGAGAAGGGAGTAATGGATCTCTTCGAGGCATTCATCCCATTAGCCCAATATGCTGTGCTGATCCTAATTGGTGAAGGGCCATTACGTGCACTCATACAGGAGCGCGCTGCAGCAGCTGGAATCGCTGACCGAGTGCATTGTCTTGGCTTTGTTGCCTATTCCGAGATGCCAGCCTATTTGAAGTCCCTGGAAGTGCTGGTGCTGCCTTCGCGCACTATGCCTTTCTGGATGGAGCAGTTCGGACATGTCTTGGCTGAAGCGATGCTGGCCGGCACGCCCGTGATAGGATCGGATTCAGGAGCGATTCCAGAGGTGATTGGGGACGCTGGTTTGATTTTCCCCGAAGGAGATGTCGGGGCATTGCGCGAGCGGTTGACTTGGCTGATAGAGCACCCCGAGGAGCGGAAGCAATTGGCAGAAGCGGGAAAGCGACGTGCATTGGCTCATTTCACTGACGAAGCAATTGCCAAGGCTACATTGCAGGTTTATCAGGCGTTTGGGAGTCTGAAATGA
- the wecB gene encoding UDP-N-acetylglucosamine 2-epimerase (non-hydrolyzing), whose translation MKVLCVFGTRPEAIKLAPVIKELDKYPAQIISRVCVTAQHREMLDQVLGLFAIVPDYDLNIMQDSQSPTQVAAAMLAKLESVLQQEQTDWVLVQGDTTTVAVASLAAFYARVKVGHVEAGLRTFDKWQPFPEEVNRRVTSAIADLHFAPTQRAKDNLIREGINPKSILVTGNPVIDALYQVAQLPYEPSCGPLRDVPLNKRLILVTAHRRENFGRPLEQICLALRDIALIYAGEVHIVYPVHLNPNVQEVAQRMLGDVADITLLAPLDYLPLVYLMKHVTLVLTDSGGIQEEAPALGKPVLVLREVTERPEAVEAGTVRVVGTDRARIVAWTRRLLDDRKEYEQMAQAVNPYGDGHAAERIVKALLGETITPFEPLAKMRLS comes from the coding sequence ATGAAGGTCCTTTGTGTTTTTGGCACACGCCCGGAGGCGATCAAACTTGCTCCGGTTATCAAGGAATTGGACAAATACCCTGCTCAAATTATCAGTCGAGTTTGTGTGACGGCACAGCATCGGGAGATGCTCGACCAGGTCCTGGGGCTATTTGCCATTGTGCCGGACTATGATCTGAATATTATGCAAGATAGCCAATCGCCTACGCAGGTAGCCGCGGCAATGCTGGCGAAATTAGAGTCGGTACTGCAGCAAGAACAAACAGATTGGGTCCTGGTACAAGGTGATACCACTACCGTGGCTGTGGCTTCGTTGGCAGCCTTTTATGCACGAGTCAAAGTCGGCCACGTCGAAGCCGGACTGCGCACCTTCGACAAATGGCAGCCCTTTCCTGAGGAAGTCAACCGCCGTGTGACCAGTGCCATCGCGGATTTGCACTTTGCTCCCACGCAGCGCGCCAAGGACAATCTGATACGTGAAGGCATAAACCCCAAGTCAATTCTGGTGACGGGCAATCCCGTGATTGATGCTTTGTATCAAGTAGCACAGTTGCCCTATGAACCTTCCTGTGGACCGCTGCGAGATGTGCCTTTAAACAAGCGGCTGATTCTAGTCACAGCCCATCGCCGTGAAAACTTTGGCAGACCCTTGGAACAAATCTGTCTGGCTTTGAGAGACATCGCACTCATATATGCCGGTGAAGTACACATTGTCTATCCAGTCCATCTAAACCCTAACGTACAGGAAGTAGCTCAGCGCATGCTAGGGGATGTCGCGGATATTACGCTGCTTGCCCCACTGGATTATTTGCCTTTAGTTTATCTCATGAAACATGTTACATTGGTATTGACGGATTCAGGTGGTATCCAAGAAGAAGCGCCAGCGCTAGGGAAGCCGGTGCTCGTATTGCGCGAGGTCACGGAACGTCCAGAGGCAGTAGAAGCCGGCACCGTGCGTGTGGTCGGGACGGACAGGGCACGTATTGTCGCATGGACGCGACGGCTATTGGACGATAGAAAGGAATACGAACAAATGGCCCAAGCTGTGAATCCGTATGGGGATGGCCACGCTGCAGAGCGCATTGTCAAAGCCCTATTAGGAGAAACCATCACACCCTTTGAGCCGCTTGCTAAGATGCGACTAAGCTAA
- a CDS encoding glycosyltransferase family 4 protein — protein sequence MTIYVLDARTATNHFPGIGRYVINLTREMVSLLRARERLFLLRDPTSTYWSSLEEITQGAAQLLDVPFSCFSIQQQWVIPRVLRQVGANLYHSTYYLMPYRPGAPTLLTVYDLIPLLFPEYVSFQARLLFRYATALALRAATHVLTISETTRRDLLSLFHTPAHKTTSVPLAADPRFYPRLPSEIQAVREQYALPEHYALYVGINKPHKNLVRLVEAWAQLQPQPLPLVIAGVWDIHYPEPRQRAQSLGLHQSIIWLGPVPEAVLPALYSGATVFVFPSLYEGFGLPVLEAMACGTPVVCSNTPSLLEIGDTAVRFFDPTSVDGIRAALHQVLVDTQLQRDLRERGLARAAQFSWQKTAQRTLELYSRLV from the coding sequence GTGACCATCTACGTTTTGGATGCGCGCACCGCAACGAATCACTTTCCTGGCATCGGTCGGTATGTTATTAATTTAACGCGGGAAATGGTATCCCTCCTCCGGGCAAGGGAACGATTGTTCCTACTACGGGACCCTACTTCGACCTACTGGTCGAGCCTAGAGGAAATAACGCAAGGGGCCGCCCAACTGCTCGATGTGCCTTTCTCCTGTTTTTCCATACAACAGCAATGGGTGATTCCGCGCGTCCTGCGCCAAGTGGGGGCTAATCTATACCATAGCACCTATTATCTGATGCCCTACCGCCCTGGTGCTCCTACCTTACTCACCGTCTATGATCTCATCCCGCTGCTGTTCCCAGAATACGTTTCATTCCAGGCACGTCTACTGTTTCGCTATGCCACAGCGTTGGCCCTACGTGCAGCCACGCATGTGCTGACTATTTCAGAGACCACGCGGCGCGATTTGCTATCTCTTTTTCATACCCCAGCGCACAAAACCACATCAGTCCCCTTGGCTGCCGATCCTCGCTTCTATCCCCGTCTTCCATCTGAAATCCAGGCAGTGCGTGAGCAATATGCCCTTCCTGAACACTACGCCCTTTATGTAGGCATCAACAAGCCGCACAAGAATTTGGTGCGCTTGGTAGAAGCGTGGGCACAGTTGCAGCCACAGCCGTTACCGCTCGTTATTGCGGGGGTATGGGATATTCATTACCCTGAACCACGCCAGCGTGCCCAATCCCTGGGTCTGCACCAGAGCATCATTTGGCTGGGCCCTGTTCCAGAAGCGGTATTGCCTGCGCTTTACAGTGGGGCCACCGTCTTTGTCTTTCCCAGTCTATACGAGGGCTTTGGCCTGCCCGTGCTGGAGGCAATGGCTTGCGGTACACCTGTCGTCTGCTCCAATACCCCAAGCCTTCTCGAGATAGGGGACACGGCAGTCCGTTTCTTTGACCCCACTAGTGTGGATGGGATCCGGGCTGCATTGCATCAAGTGCTGGTAGACACACAATTACAAAGGGATTTGCGCGAGCGCGGGTTAGCGCGAGCAGCGCAATTTTCCTGGCAAAAGACAGCCCAGAGAACGTTAGAACTTTATTCCCGCCTTGTGTGA